In one Bradyrhizobium cosmicum genomic region, the following are encoded:
- a CDS encoding FKBP-type peptidyl-prolyl cis-trans isomerase, producing the protein MQRFQRALLAIMSALAITVIGGVSGFVSTTASAQTAGKTMTTASGLQTIDSVVGTGASPKPGQICVMHYTGWLYENGQKGKKFDSSVDRNEPFEFPIGKGRVIGGWDEGVATMKVGGKRTLIIPPQLGYGARGAGGVIPPNATLMFDVELLAVK; encoded by the coding sequence ATGCAGCGTTTCCAGCGCGCACTCCTCGCCATCATGTCGGCTCTCGCGATCACCGTGATCGGCGGCGTGTCCGGCTTCGTTTCCACCACGGCCTCGGCCCAGACCGCAGGAAAGACCATGACCACAGCTTCAGGCTTGCAGACCATCGACAGCGTTGTCGGCACCGGCGCCTCGCCGAAGCCCGGCCAGATCTGCGTGATGCACTACACCGGCTGGCTCTATGAGAACGGCCAGAAGGGGAAGAAATTCGACTCGTCCGTCGACCGCAACGAGCCGTTCGAGTTTCCGATCGGCAAGGGCCGCGTCATTGGCGGCTGGGACGAGGGCGTTGCCACGATGAAGGTCGGCGGCAAGCGCACGCTCATCATCCCGCCACAGCTCGGCTACGGCGCCCGCGGCGCCGGCGGCGTGATTCCGCCGAATGCGACCTTGATGTTCGACGTCGAATTGCTCGCGGTGAAGTGA
- a CDS encoding VOC family protein: MSKVVPCMWFNGDAEEAAKFYVSLVPNSEITHVQRNVSDGPSGKTGSVLVVEFTVAGQPLVALNGGMKVEYTHAISLMIHCDDQAQVDSVWGAFLAHGGKEQQCGWISDRWGVSWQVVPKVMFDFLSSPDKAAAARAMQAMMKMVKLDVEVLRRAFEGKSAA, translated from the coding sequence ATGTCCAAGGTCGTCCCCTGCATGTGGTTCAACGGCGATGCCGAGGAAGCCGCGAAGTTCTATGTCTCGCTGGTCCCGAACTCGGAGATCACGCACGTCCAGCGCAACGTCTCGGATGGCCCGTCCGGCAAAACAGGTTCCGTGCTCGTCGTCGAGTTCACGGTCGCTGGACAGCCGCTGGTCGCGCTCAACGGCGGCATGAAGGTGGAATATACCCACGCAATCTCGCTGATGATCCATTGCGACGATCAGGCCCAGGTCGACAGCGTCTGGGGTGCCTTCCTCGCTCATGGCGGCAAGGAGCAGCAGTGCGGCTGGATCAGCGATCGCTGGGGCGTATCCTGGCAGGTGGTGCCGAAGGTGATGTTCGATTTCCTGTCGAGCCCCGACAAGGCGGCGGCTGCGCGTGCGATGCAGGCCATGATGAAGATGGTGAAGTTGGATGTTGAGGTTCTGCGTCGCGCGTTTGAGGGCAAGTCTGCGGCGTAG
- a CDS encoding phospholipid carrier-dependent glycosyltransferase, producing MSLDLPAVPKMSRSAVLAVAIFLVAHLALLIGLTTPEKFVFDEIHYVPAARQMLAPAMSQPMLNPMHPPLAKELMAASIAAFGDNALGWRYPATLFGALAIVAIYLCGLALFSAHGPAIAAALIAAFNQMLYVQARIAMLDIFALGFSLLAIAAFMHGFRRQRPHALFALAGTLFGLAAACKWSGLFPLGICIVIVAVIRLMQGWRTLFADAKPGDWYRPDLWTDFRVQHAALCFAVLPAVTYLATFVPLYGLSLTDLIEAQRRIFADNTTTAIAGHTYMSSWPSWPLLARPVWFLFDKTTEGNVSAIVFLGNPLVLWPALAALAIVLRDFIVTRRWDAFLIAMFYFGCWLAWALLPRTLGFIYYYLPAATIASLALVYVLRREGLPHWLLWAYVAVAAIGFAVMLPISAAFVGTSMQTFNRLMLFQSWI from the coding sequence ATGTCGCTCGATCTGCCTGCGGTTCCGAAGATGTCGCGGAGCGCAGTGTTGGCTGTCGCGATTTTCCTGGTTGCCCATCTTGCACTGCTGATCGGCCTGACGACGCCGGAGAAGTTCGTTTTCGACGAGATCCATTACGTGCCCGCGGCACGGCAGATGCTCGCACCAGCGATGTCGCAGCCGATGCTCAATCCGATGCATCCGCCGCTGGCCAAGGAGCTGATGGCGGCGTCGATCGCGGCCTTCGGCGACAACGCGCTCGGCTGGCGCTATCCGGCGACGTTGTTCGGCGCGCTCGCGATCGTCGCGATCTATCTGTGCGGGCTGGCGCTGTTCTCGGCACATGGACCGGCGATCGCAGCAGCGCTGATCGCGGCCTTCAACCAGATGCTCTACGTGCAGGCGCGTATCGCGATGCTCGACATCTTTGCGCTCGGCTTCAGCCTACTCGCGATCGCGGCCTTCATGCATGGCTTTCGAAGGCAGCGCCCGCATGCGTTGTTCGCGCTGGCGGGTACGTTGTTCGGTCTTGCCGCGGCCTGCAAATGGAGCGGGCTGTTCCCGCTCGGAATCTGCATCGTCATCGTTGCGGTGATCCGCCTGATGCAGGGCTGGCGCACGCTGTTCGCCGACGCGAAGCCGGGCGATTGGTATCGCCCCGATCTCTGGACCGATTTTCGCGTGCAGCATGCCGCGCTCTGCTTCGCCGTTCTGCCGGCGGTGACTTATCTTGCCACATTCGTTCCCCTCTATGGGTTGTCGCTAACCGACCTGATCGAGGCGCAGCGCCGGATCTTTGCCGACAACACCACCACCGCGATCGCCGGCCATACCTATATGAGTTCGTGGCCATCCTGGCCGCTGCTCGCCCGACCGGTGTGGTTCCTGTTTGACAAGACGACGGAGGGCAACGTCTCCGCGATCGTCTTTCTCGGCAACCCGCTGGTGCTGTGGCCGGCGCTGGCCGCGCTCGCGATCGTGCTGCGCGATTTCATCGTCACGCGCCGCTGGGATGCATTCCTGATTGCGATGTTCTATTTCGGCTGCTGGCTCGCCTGGGCTTTGCTGCCGCGTACGCTGGGCTTCATCTACTACTATCTGCCGGCCGCAACGATCGCGTCGCTCGCGCTGGTCTATGTGTTGCGTCGGGAGGGCCTGCCGCACTGGCTGCTATGGGCCTATGTCGCTGTCGCCGCCATCGGCTTTGCGGTGATGCTGCCGATCTCGGCGGCTTTCGTCGGGACGTCGATGCAGACCTTCAACCGGCTAATGCTGTTCCAGAGCTGGATATAA
- a CDS encoding caspase family protein yields the protein MRFLFAAMSLAAFVFGSNVALAEKRVAFVVGNAAYKNVPQLPNPAIDAKSMARVLRNVGFDVVEGANLTRDAMTAKLLEFGKKSEGADVALFFYAGHGIAVNGTNYLLPVDADLKSEMDVKLGAAINVDLTLEQTMADAKVKLVFLDACRDNPFAAKIRSAKATRSVNVASGLAEMKSGEGTLIAFATGPGQTALDGEAGTNSPFTRALLANIASPGLEIQQAMTKVRAQVNDETGKAQLPWGHTNLTGTVYLNPAAATASDAAAPVAVAQAGEVELEFWRSIKDTNKVEELNAYLTNYPNGTFKPLALARIAALQDGPSTMTRNLSAGIDPAIFTDTADQIAEDQVGLDKNQRRDVQRRLTGLGFDIKATGKFDEETRSVIRRWQAARGYPTTGYLNKLQHKAMQSEIVSSRVASEDSTDEPARRRSSGGGSRRAHGGGGMGGPGNLFGHMMGGLFRR from the coding sequence ATGCGTTTCCTGTTCGCGGCAATGTCTCTCGCAGCCTTCGTCTTTGGCAGCAACGTGGCGCTCGCCGAAAAGCGTGTCGCCTTCGTGGTCGGCAACGCTGCCTACAAGAATGTCCCGCAGCTCCCGAATCCAGCGATCGACGCCAAGTCGATGGCGCGGGTGCTGCGCAATGTCGGCTTCGACGTGGTCGAGGGTGCCAATCTCACCCGCGACGCCATGACGGCGAAGCTGCTCGAGTTCGGCAAGAAGAGCGAGGGCGCCGATGTGGCGCTGTTCTTTTATGCCGGCCACGGCATCGCGGTGAACGGCACCAATTATCTGCTGCCTGTCGACGCCGACCTCAAATCCGAGATGGACGTCAAGCTGGGCGCGGCGATCAATGTCGATCTCACGCTCGAGCAGACCATGGCGGATGCCAAGGTGAAGCTGGTGTTCCTCGACGCCTGCCGCGACAATCCCTTCGCCGCAAAGATCCGTTCCGCCAAGGCGACGCGCTCCGTCAACGTGGCCAGCGGTCTTGCCGAGATGAAGTCCGGAGAGGGCACGCTGATCGCGTTCGCCACCGGTCCCGGCCAGACCGCCCTCGACGGCGAGGCCGGCACCAACAGCCCCTTTACCCGCGCGCTCCTTGCGAACATCGCGTCTCCCGGCCTCGAGATCCAGCAGGCCATGACCAAGGTTCGTGCCCAGGTCAACGACGAGACGGGCAAGGCGCAGCTGCCCTGGGGCCACACCAATCTCACCGGCACAGTCTATCTCAACCCGGCCGCCGCGACGGCGTCCGACGCGGCGGCTCCGGTAGCTGTCGCCCAGGCCGGCGAAGTCGAACTCGAGTTCTGGCGCTCGATCAAGGACACTAACAAGGTCGAGGAGCTCAACGCCTATCTCACCAACTATCCGAACGGCACCTTCAAGCCGCTGGCGCTTGCTCGCATCGCCGCGCTCCAGGACGGTCCGTCCACGATGACACGCAACCTCAGCGCAGGAATCGATCCCGCGATCTTCACGGATACGGCTGACCAGATCGCCGAAGACCAGGTTGGTCTCGACAAGAACCAGCGCCGCGACGTGCAGCGCCGCCTCACCGGTCTCGGCTTCGACATCAAGGCGACCGGCAAGTTCGACGAGGAGACCCGGTCCGTGATCAGGCGCTGGCAGGCCGCGCGCGGCTACCCCACGACCGGCTATCTCAACAAGCTCCAGCACAAGGCGATGCAGTCCGAGATCGTCTCCAGCCGCGTGGCCTCTGAGGATTCCACTGACGAGCCCGCGCGCCGCCGCTCCTCCGGCGGTGGCAGCCGCCGCGCGCACGGCGGAGGCGGCATGGGTGGCCCCGGCAATCTCTTCGGTCACATGATGGGCGGCCTGTTCCGGCGGTGA
- a CDS encoding OmpA family protein — MTRFDKFFALKAITLTAALSMTAGLALAGDNVSSDKILDALKPKPVTRGLSVGPQADPAVQAKESTFLNTVRNRSTRSLSTGEREQIAELAATKPKIDLEIQFDYNSADIAKTSVPSVQALGKALSDPSLKGSTFVVAGHTDAVGTEEYNQGLSERRADTIKKYLMQNYGLAGTDLVTVGYGKTKLKDTANGADPINRRVQVVNMEAKTTASK; from the coding sequence ATGACCCGTTTTGATAAGTTCTTTGCACTGAAGGCGATCACTCTGACGGCAGCGCTGTCGATGACGGCGGGCCTGGCCCTGGCCGGCGACAATGTCTCGTCCGACAAGATCCTGGATGCTTTGAAGCCGAAGCCGGTGACGCGCGGCCTGTCCGTCGGGCCGCAGGCCGATCCGGCGGTGCAGGCCAAGGAATCGACCTTCCTGAACACAGTGCGCAACCGCTCCACCCGGTCGCTCTCGACGGGCGAGCGTGAGCAGATCGCCGAGCTGGCTGCGACCAAGCCGAAGATCGATCTGGAGATCCAGTTCGACTATAACTCGGCCGACATCGCCAAGACCTCGGTGCCGTCGGTGCAGGCGCTTGGCAAGGCGCTGTCCGACCCGTCGCTGAAGGGCTCGACCTTCGTGGTCGCCGGCCACACCGATGCGGTCGGCACCGAAGAGTACAATCAAGGCCTGTCCGAACGTCGGGCCGACACCATCAAGAAATACCTGATGCAGAACTACGGCCTCGCGGGCACCGATCTCGTCACGGTCGGCTACGGCAAGACCAAGCTGAAGGACACCGCCAACGGCGCCGACCCGATCAATCGCCGCGTCCAGGTGGTGAACATGGAAGCCAAGACGACGGCGTCCAAGTAA
- a CDS encoding VOC family protein: MPRMIFLNLPVTDLERATAFYEAIGAVRNPQFSDDTASCMVFSEAIYAMLTTHDKFRQFTPKPIADAKLSNQALFCLSADSRNEVDEIVGKAEGAGGVADPGPKDEYSFMYGRSFEDPDGHMWGVNWMDMAAFAAQSDMTNA, encoded by the coding sequence ATGCCGAGGATGATCTTCCTCAATCTGCCGGTGACCGACCTCGAACGCGCGACCGCCTTTTACGAGGCGATCGGCGCGGTCAGGAACCCGCAATTTTCCGACGACACGGCGAGCTGCATGGTCTTTTCCGAGGCCATCTACGCGATGCTGACGACCCACGACAAATTCCGTCAATTCACGCCGAAGCCGATCGCAGATGCAAAGCTGTCGAACCAGGCGCTGTTCTGTCTGTCAGCGGACAGCCGCAATGAGGTCGACGAGATCGTCGGCAAGGCCGAGGGCGCCGGCGGGGTGGCGGATCCCGGCCCGAAGGACGAATACAGCTTCATGTACGGCCGCAGCTTCGAGGATCCGGATGGCCACATGTGGGGCGTGAACTGGATGGACATGGCCGCCTTCGCAGCGCAGTCCGACATGACGAACGCCTGA
- a CDS encoding CsbD family protein has product MGSTSDKIKGTANEAIGKAKQGIGEATGSDRLKGEGVVQEVKGKGQQAMGDAKDAAKDAIDRAAAAAKRAAE; this is encoded by the coding sequence ATGGGTAGCACCAGCGACAAGATCAAGGGCACCGCCAACGAGGCGATCGGCAAGGCCAAGCAGGGTATCGGCGAAGCCACCGGTTCCGACCGCCTCAAGGGTGAAGGCGTGGTCCAGGAAGTGAAGGGCAAGGGCCAGCAGGCCATGGGCGACGCCAAGGACGCCGCGAAGGACGCGATCGATCGCGCCGCAGCGGCGGCAAAGCGCGCGGCGGAGTAA
- a CDS encoding winged helix-turn-helix domain-containing protein, giving the protein MSRALKPIPLTTTQARHIWLHAQRLDARTPFGEGAQAVADAVAHLGYVQIDTINVIERCHHHILFSRIPSYRRADLRQAQSVDRSVFEYWTHALSYVPSNDFRFFLPAMREHRREGHRWYASVTPADTRKVMRLLRAGPLTIRDIEDDVLTEKAHLWQSRKPSKRALQLAFYTGVATVSERQGMLKTYELMTRHFGWDRLPKPASARELTAYLLDRALRSQGVVSLDSICHLDAPSKQAVAGLIASRVRRGDLVPVAIDGAGKQEHWAAPAALEPGEVSPDLAHILSPFDPLIIQRKRTNLIFGYNHLFEAYVPKARRKLGYFALPVLVGDEIVAALDLKTDRQAKKLLMQKWTWVGQGKKTAGRRELKRAIEEELDRFARFQLAE; this is encoded by the coding sequence ATGTCACGCGCGCTGAAACCGATCCCGCTCACCACGACACAGGCCCGGCATATCTGGCTGCATGCCCAGCGGCTGGATGCGCGTACGCCGTTCGGGGAGGGGGCGCAGGCCGTGGCGGATGCAGTTGCCCATCTCGGCTATGTGCAGATCGACACCATCAATGTGATCGAGCGCTGTCATCACCACATCCTGTTCAGCCGCATTCCGTCCTACCGTCGCGCCGACCTGCGCCAGGCCCAGAGCGTCGACAGGAGCGTGTTCGAATACTGGACGCATGCACTCTCCTACGTTCCCTCGAACGATTTTCGCTTCTTCCTGCCGGCGATGCGCGAGCACCGGCGCGAGGGCCACAGATGGTACGCCTCGGTGACGCCGGCCGACACGCGCAAGGTGATGCGGCTGCTGCGCGCCGGCCCGCTGACGATCCGCGACATCGAGGACGATGTGCTCACCGAGAAGGCGCACCTCTGGCAGAGCCGAAAGCCCTCGAAGCGCGCGTTGCAGCTCGCCTTCTATACCGGCGTCGCGACCGTCAGCGAGCGCCAGGGCATGCTCAAGACTTACGAGCTGATGACGCGTCATTTCGGTTGGGACAGGCTGCCGAAGCCGGCGTCGGCGCGGGAGCTCACGGCCTATCTGCTCGATCGCGCGCTGCGGTCACAGGGCGTGGTCAGCCTGGATTCGATCTGCCACCTCGATGCGCCCAGCAAGCAGGCGGTGGCGGGCCTGATCGCCTCACGTGTCCGCCGCGGCGACCTCGTGCCTGTCGCGATCGACGGCGCCGGCAAGCAGGAGCATTGGGCAGCGCCCGCGGCGCTGGAGCCCGGCGAAGTGTCGCCGGATCTCGCTCATATCCTCTCGCCGTTCGATCCCCTGATCATCCAGCGCAAGCGCACCAATCTCATCTTCGGCTACAATCACCTGTTCGAAGCCTATGTGCCGAAGGCCAGGCGCAAGCTCGGCTATTTCGCACTGCCCGTGCTGGTCGGTGACGAGATCGTTGCCGCGCTGGACCTCAAGACCGACCGGCAGGCAAAGAAGCTGCTGATGCAGAAATGGACCTGGGTCGGGCAGGGGAAGAAGACCGCGGGGCGCAGGGAGCTGAAGCGTGCGATTGAGGAAGAACTTGATCGCTTTGCGCGGTTTCAATTGGCGGAGTGA
- a CDS encoding cupin domain-containing protein, protein MTGHDHTHSHHDHDHHDDRWKHDGVRVIPGNQLDTNVPSTKGMDRAAAINFARVGAQKLWAGTVSIKPDAKTGAHHHGHLESVIYVVKGKARMRWGESLQFTAEAGPGDFIFVPPYVPHQEINASPDEVLECVLVRSDGEAVAINLDIEPVEKPETVLWIDPVHRDPNEKK, encoded by the coding sequence ATGACCGGCCATGATCACACGCATTCCCACCATGACCACGATCATCACGACGATCGCTGGAAACATGACGGCGTGCGCGTCATCCCCGGCAACCAGCTCGATACCAACGTGCCGTCGACCAAGGGCATGGACCGCGCCGCCGCGATCAATTTCGCACGCGTCGGCGCGCAGAAATTGTGGGCGGGCACCGTCAGCATCAAGCCTGACGCCAAGACCGGCGCGCATCATCACGGCCATCTCGAAAGCGTCATCTATGTGGTGAAGGGCAAGGCGCGCATGCGCTGGGGCGAAAGCCTGCAGTTCACCGCAGAGGCCGGCCCCGGCGATTTCATCTTTGTGCCGCCCTACGTGCCGCATCAGGAGATCAACGCCAGCCCGGACGAGGTGCTGGAATGCGTGCTGGTGCGCAGCGACGGCGAGGCGGTTGCGATCAACCTCGACATCGAACCGGTCGAAAAGCCCGAGACAGTGCTGTGGATCGACCCGGTGCATCGGGACCCCAACGAGAAGAAGTAG
- a CDS encoding MFS transporter, translated as MSQTTTYSGAAKSAIETSTIRAISWRLIPFLVLAYFFSYLDRVNLGFAALTMNAELKFTPLIFSWGAGIFFIGYFIFEVPSNLALEKFGASRWIARIMVTWGIISALMALTSGVTSFYVLRFLLGVAEAGFFPGIILYLTYWYPAEYRARFLAAFAIAVPVSTVIGAPVSGLLLGLDGAMGLKGWQWLFILEGIPSVLLGIVTWFYLTDKPEKADWLSPEQKAWLKAKLDAEIAAKQAVKHLTLGEALSSPKVITLSLIYFGFVGALYGMQFWLPQIVKAFGLTNAQTGFVTAIPYLFGTIAMILWARHSDATRERVMHVGAPLLLTAVALGVSSYLSDPAMTMVVLTVAAIGVFCCFGVFWTLPTAWLSGTAAAGAIALINSIGNLAGFCGPYLIGWVKEATGQTSNGLLVLAVLPLIAGILVFIGGHDSKHEFAGQGR; from the coding sequence ATGAGCCAGACCACGACCTATTCCGGCGCTGCCAAGAGCGCCATCGAGACCTCGACCATCCGCGCCATCTCCTGGCGCCTGATACCGTTCCTGGTGCTGGCCTACTTCTTCTCCTATCTCGACCGCGTCAATCTCGGCTTCGCCGCGCTGACCATGAATGCCGAGCTGAAGTTCACGCCGCTGATCTTTTCCTGGGGCGCTGGCATCTTCTTCATCGGCTATTTCATCTTCGAGGTGCCGAGCAATCTGGCGCTGGAGAAGTTCGGCGCCAGCCGCTGGATCGCCCGCATCATGGTGACCTGGGGCATCATCTCGGCGTTGATGGCGCTCACGAGCGGCGTCACCAGCTTTTACGTGTTGCGCTTCCTGCTCGGCGTCGCCGAAGCCGGATTCTTCCCCGGCATCATCCTGTATCTCACCTACTGGTATCCGGCCGAATATCGTGCCCGCTTCCTCGCGGCCTTCGCCATCGCCGTCCCGGTCTCGACCGTGATCGGCGCGCCGGTCTCGGGCCTGCTGCTCGGGCTCGACGGAGCGATGGGCCTGAAGGGCTGGCAGTGGCTGTTCATTCTGGAGGGCATCCCCTCGGTGCTGCTCGGCATCGTCACCTGGTTCTATCTCACCGACAAGCCGGAGAAGGCGGACTGGCTTTCGCCCGAGCAGAAGGCCTGGCTCAAGGCGAAGCTTGACGCCGAGATCGCGGCCAAGCAGGCCGTGAAGCATCTGACGCTCGGCGAAGCGCTGTCCTCGCCCAAGGTGATCACGCTGAGCCTGATCTATTTCGGCTTCGTCGGTGCGCTCTACGGCATGCAGTTCTGGCTGCCGCAGATCGTCAAGGCGTTCGGTCTCACCAATGCGCAGACCGGTTTCGTCACCGCGATCCCCTATCTGTTCGGCACCATCGCGATGATCCTGTGGGCGCGGCATTCCGATGCCACGCGCGAGCGCGTGATGCATGTCGGCGCGCCGCTGCTGCTGACCGCCGTTGCGCTTGGCGTGTCCTCCTATCTCTCCGATCCCGCCATGACGATGGTGGTGCTGACGGTGGCCGCGATCGGCGTGTTCTGCTGCTTCGGCGTGTTCTGGACCCTGCCGACCGCCTGGCTCTCAGGCACGGCCGCCGCCGGCGCCATCGCCCTGATCAACTCGATCGGCAATCTCGCCGGCTTCTGCGGGCCCTATCTGATCGGCTGGGTCAAGGAAGCCACCGGGCAGACCTCGAACGGCTTGCTCGTGCTCGCCGTGCTGCCCCTGATCGCCGGCATTCTGGTCTTCATCGGCGGTCACGACAGCAAGCACGAGTTTGCCGGACAGGGGCGGTAG
- a CDS encoding FecR family protein: MNLRFWLFPTLLAVVACVAPCAQAQTRVGEAVVIQNEVVRVAASTTPINVGDSMLRDETVRTGADSAARFVMADSTNLSLGPSATLKLDRTVFNDEHSYRDVAIRMTTGAFRFVTGHSEKTAYKITTPLATIGVRGTTLDILSQRGRSVVVLQDGAASVCTTSRQCVQLTQPGDTAVIVSAGGKVSITKANTPPWTFAANCAASAGLCSVNQYAGASPTITPAVNDDGMLCGR, translated from the coding sequence ATGAATTTGCGTTTCTGGCTTTTCCCCACTCTGTTGGCGGTCGTTGCATGCGTGGCGCCTTGCGCGCAGGCGCAGACGCGCGTCGGCGAAGCCGTCGTGATCCAGAACGAAGTGGTGCGCGTGGCCGCGAGCACGACGCCGATCAATGTCGGCGACAGCATGCTGCGCGACGAGACCGTGCGCACCGGCGCCGACAGCGCGGCGCGCTTCGTCATGGCCGACAGCACCAACCTGTCGCTGGGGCCGAGCGCGACGCTCAAGCTCGACCGCACCGTCTTCAACGACGAGCACAGCTATCGCGACGTCGCGATCCGCATGACCACGGGCGCCTTCCGTTTCGTCACCGGACATTCGGAAAAAACCGCCTACAAGATCACGACGCCGCTCGCGACCATCGGCGTGCGCGGCACAACGCTCGACATCCTGTCCCAGCGCGGGCGCTCCGTCGTCGTGCTTCAGGACGGTGCGGCCAGCGTCTGCACGACCAGCCGCCAATGCGTGCAGCTCACCCAGCCGGGCGACACCGCGGTGATCGTTTCGGCCGGCGGCAAGGTCAGCATCACCAAGGCCAACACGCCGCCCTGGACCTTTGCCGCCAACTGCGCCGCGAGTGCCGGGCTATGCTCGGTCAACCAATATGCCGGCGCCTCGCCGACCATCACGCCCGCCGTCAATGACGACGGCATGCTGTGCGGGCGGTGA
- a CDS encoding efflux RND transporter periplasmic adaptor subunit has translation MFVRSVLSSYSKLLAGVSLALMAAALAGCNDTVAEKAEPPRPVLVATAHYDAETPERSFVGTVRPRIESDLGFRVAGKVAKRLVEVGQTVEIGQPLATLDEVDLKLQAEQAVAEQTAATGVLAQAAAAEQRAKDLKAKGWTTDAQLDSSRAAADEARARLNRAERSVELTKNSLSYATLNADARGVVTATLIEPGQVVAAGQTSIRVARFAEKEAVVAIPETLVGRAKSGAASVTLWSEPGKKYAAKLREIAPTADSATRTYLAKFSLPEADDKVSLGMTATLTLSDAATERVARLPLSALFNEGGKPSFYVVDDNGAVTLKPVVVKSYESNDVIITSGVDEGAKIVALGVQKLDPGQKVRIVSSLSF, from the coding sequence ATGTTCGTTCGGTCAGTTTTGTCCAGCTATTCCAAGCTCTTGGCGGGTGTGTCGCTGGCCCTGATGGCCGCCGCGCTGGCCGGGTGCAATGACACCGTCGCTGAAAAGGCCGAGCCGCCGCGGCCGGTTCTGGTCGCGACCGCGCATTATGATGCCGAGACGCCGGAGCGCAGCTTCGTCGGCACCGTCAGACCCCGGATCGAGAGCGATCTCGGCTTCCGTGTTGCCGGCAAGGTCGCCAAGCGCCTGGTCGAGGTCGGTCAGACCGTCGAGATCGGCCAGCCGCTCGCCACCCTCGACGAGGTCGATTTGAAGCTCCAGGCCGAGCAGGCCGTCGCCGAGCAGACCGCCGCGACCGGCGTGCTGGCCCAGGCCGCCGCCGCCGAGCAGCGCGCCAAGGATCTGAAGGCCAAGGGCTGGACCACCGATGCCCAGCTGGATTCGAGTCGCGCCGCGGCCGACGAGGCCCGGGCGCGTCTGAACCGGGCCGAGCGCTCGGTCGAGCTGACCAAGAATTCCCTTTCCTACGCGACGCTCAACGCCGACGCCCGTGGCGTCGTCACCGCAACGCTGATCGAGCCCGGCCAGGTGGTTGCCGCAGGCCAGACTTCGATCCGCGTCGCCCGCTTTGCCGAAAAGGAAGCGGTCGTCGCGATCCCTGAGACGCTGGTCGGACGTGCCAAGTCGGGCGCCGCCAGCGTCACTCTTTGGTCGGAGCCGGGCAAGAAGTACGCGGCCAAGCTGCGCGAGATCGCGCCCACCGCGGATTCCGCGACGCGCACCTATCTCGCGAAATTTTCGCTGCCCGAGGCCGACGACAAGGTGTCGCTCGGCATGACCGCGACGCTGACGCTGTCGGATGCCGCCACCGAGCGCGTCGCACGGCTGCCGCTGTCGGCGCTGTTCAACGAAGGCGGCAAGCCTTCTTTCTACGTCGTCGACGACAATGGCGCCGTCACGCTGAAGCCGGTCGTTGTGAAGTCCTACGAGAGCAACGACGTCATCATCACCAGTGGTGTGGATGAAGGCGCCAAGATCGTGGCCCTCGGCGTGCAGAAGCTCGATCCGGGCCAGAAGGTGCGGATCGTCTCGTCCCTTTCGTTCTAA